The region GTTTTGCCGTAAATGAGAACAGTGCTTTCGGACTGCGCATAGGTGAAGGCCCGTTTTTTCGCTTTTTCCAGTGATTCCGATTTTCCAACCACATCGGCAAAGGTGCTTTTGGCCACGTGCCCGGAATCACGTACCCGTTTGCGCACCCGCTGCTCCAGAGACTGGATGCGCCGTACTTCCTGCAAGGTAAGCACCGCGCCCCGGCTGTGCCCGTTCACGTGGATGGGCACACTGGTAACGGCAAGAGAATTGCCGCCTATCAGGCATACTTCGGAGGCTTGCTCGTTTTCAGGCGTCTGGATGCAGGATTCCCAGGGCATGCCCAAAACCTCGCGCACGTCGCGCCCCACCACATCCTGCCGCCGCAGGCCAAGCAGCTCAAGGCCGATGCGGTTTATCTCAGAGATATGCCCCGAGGCATCAATGCCGATAATGCCATCGTTGATGGAGTTGAGCAGGGCATTGATTGTGCCGAGGCGCAGGTCTTTTTCCTTCTGGAGCGAAACAATGCGCTTGCCCTCTTCAATGGCGTCCTGAATGACGCGCGGATCCATGTCGATGTGTACGCCCTGCGCGCCAAGAGCCCGAGCGGCGTTTACCACGGGCGAGCCGCCCACAAAGGCCTTTACGCCTCTGGCAATGAGCTGCCGCAGTCTTTCCGATATATCGGCAAGATCCGTCAGGGTTTCCACAATCACCGGTTTTTCAAAAAAATCCTTTAGGGCAAGAGCGTTGTAGGTGAAGGATTCAAATCCCACCACCGCGATTTTATCCGCAAGGCCAAAAGCGCGGTTGACTGCGCGCAGCATGTCCACGCTCGTATACCTAAGCTCCAGCACATGCGTTTTGAGGGCTGCTTTAAGCAGGGCAGCCGTGCCGCCGTTGCTGACTACAACCATGGCCTGTCCCTGGTCGATATGGCTTTGGGCAAGGCGCACTGCATCTTCCAGCGCTGCTTCATAAACAAGAAAGCTCTCGCCGATGCGGCTGAAAATGTTGCTGATAGTGTTGGTAATCGGTTCGCTTGGGGTGATGAACAGAATGTCTTCCCTGCGGATATGAACCATGGACGTCTCCATCTGCAAATTGTTTCCTTTTGATACATGGTATATCAAGTGAAACATAAATGAAACAGAAAGATGCAACATCATCATTCTGAACCCGCCGGTATTCTGGGGCTGGCTGAAGGTAAAACAATATTTATTTGTTGTAATATATTGTAAAATATGAATTTTTAAATTTATTTGTGTTGTCCTGCAACCACTGGACTCTACTGGCATGTCTCTTGCTTTTTGGCGCAAGAATGCATTCGCCATGTTTCATAGGGAGGACACCATGAGAGTTCATGTCATAGAACCCATAGACGAAAGCGCCATGCGCAAACTGCGTGCCGAGGCGGAAGTAGTGGCGTGGGATGATCCGGAAAAAAACGACCTTTCCCGAGCGGATGCGGTCATTGTGCGCGCGGCGTCCGTCACGCGCGAGCAGATTCTTGCTGCACCGGGGCTGAAGGTTATCGGCAAGCATGGCGTTGGCGTGAACGCCATTGATCTGGTCACAGCCAAGGAGCGGGGCATACCTGTTGTGTACACCCCGCTGAGCAACGTAAATTCAGTAGCCGAACTGGTTTTTGGCTTTATTCTCGCCACTGCCCGCAAGCTGCGCGACAATATGGAGCACATACGCCGAGGGGCAGAGCGCATAGCCCCCGCAACTCTTACAGGCCTTGAGATTTCCGGGAAGTCGCTTGGCCTTGTAGGCTTCGGCAACATAGGTTCACGCGTGGCGCAGATTGCCGTGAACGGGTTCGGCATGGAGGTTCATGTCTACGACCCTTATATGAAAGCGACCACAGCAAAAGAGCGCGGCGTGCACTTGCATGAAACTCTTGAAAGCATGCTGCGCGAGGCAGACTACATCAGCGTGAGCGTACCACTTACCGAAACGACCAGAGGGCTCATAGGCTCCGCGCAGTTTGCCTGCTGCAAGCCCACGGCCGTTATCGTCAGCACCGCGCGCGGCGGGGTTATTGACGAATCCGCCCTTTACGAGGCCTTGGCGCGCAAGACTATTTACGGCGCTGCCAGCGACGTATTTGTGCAGGAACCCCCCACCATGGAAAATCCTCTGCTGCAATTGCCCAACTTTATCGGCACCCTGCATATAGGCGGCAGTACGCACGAATCGCTTGTGCGCGTTGGCAATACGGTTGTGGACGATGTGCTTGCCGTGTTGCACGGTGAAAAACCGCTCTATCCCTATGCGGTATAGCCTTTTGTTTTAGCCTGTTACCGAAAAGGATTCCGCTATGACTCAGACGGATACAACCTCGCCGGTTGAAGAACAGAAATTGCGTGAAGCAAAAAAGGCCACTGCGGCCGCCGCATTCGGTACTTTTTTGGAATATTACGATTTTTCAGTATACGGCTACTGCGCTGCCCGCATATCCAAGGAATTTTTCCCCAGCGACAACCCCACGGTTTCATTGCTGTCCACCTTGGCTGTATTTGGTCTGGCCTTTATCGTCCGGCCTTTGGGCGGCCTGTTTTTCGGGCACATTGGTGACCGCTACGGGCGAAAGCTTTCGCTTGTGGCTACGGTGGTGCTTATTGGTGTGGCCTGTACGGCCATCGGCTGCTTGCCCACCTACGATCAGATAGGCATCGCTGCGCCTATCCTGCTGATTCTTTGCCGCATATTGCAAGGATTTTCCGCCGGGGGCGAGATAGGCAGCGCGGCTTCGTACATTCGTGAATGGGCGCCCGCAGAACGCCGCTCCCTGTATCTTTCCTTTGTGCCCAGCGTGGCCAATTTGGGCAAGGCCGGGGCCGCTGGCCTTACCGGGCTGGCCGCCTATCTGTTTGTTGGCGAAAGCGCAAGCTGGGCCTGGCGCGTACCCTTTCTGGTGGCCATGCCCCTCATGCTCGGTTGCCTCTGGATGCGTCTCAAAATTGAGGATACTCCCGACTTCACCAACATGAAGAACGAGGGCAAGCTTTCTGAGGCCCCCATCAAGGAGCTGATACGTCAGTATCCTGCTTCACTGTGCAAGCTGTTCATGTACTCCCTGGTTCAGAACGTGGGTACGTATTGCGGTACCGTGTATGTCGCCATCTATATGCGCACAGTGCTTAAAATGCCTGCCACCGAAGTTGGCTTTATCGTACTGATAGCAGTGACCTGCGCGGCCCTCTTCATACCCGTGTTCGGCCTCATCACAGACCGCGTAGGCCCTGTTAAAACGCTGGTGGCCTGCTACGTCTGCTATATCGTGCTGAGCTATCCCTGCTACGCCATAATGGGCAAGGGCTTTGGCATGGCCATCTTTGCACTGGTTACCACCATGATCCCTTATGCCCTTTGCCAGGCTGGGTCATATTCCATGTACCCGGAGCTGTTGCCGCCCCGCGTGCGCAGCACAGGGGTTTCCTTCGGGCATAGCATGGGGGCTGTTTTGGGCGGGGCCACCACTCCGTTTCTGGCCACCTGGCTCATCTCCAAATTCAACGACATCATGATTCCCGCCTACATCCTCATTTTTGTGGGTGCGCTGGGCCTGGTTAACCTGCTGATTCTCAAGAAGGCCGACCCCGCTGAAGGGCGTCGGTTCCGCTAATAGCCTTCCTTTAAACAACAGTGCTCTGGAGAAATATATGGAACTTTTTGATTGCACCCTTCGTGACGGCGGCAATGTGCTTGGCAACGGGTTTCCGGCTGATCTGACCGAACGTATGCTGAAAGGGCTTGTTGATTGCGGCGTACGGTATATCGAATACGGCAATGCCAATGGCATTGGCGCGGGCGAAGAGCAGGGCAAGGTCGCCCCGTTGACGGATGCCCAATACATGACCCTGGGCAAGCCGCTGGTGGATAAGGCTCGTTTGGGTATGTTCATTCTCGCTGGCAACGCTACGGAAGCACGTGTGGCGGCGGCCGCAGAGGCTGGCCTGAGTTTTTTACGTGTGGGGGCCAATGCAGGAGATGCCGACAAGGCACGTCAGGCCGTTGAACTGGTAAAAAAGCATAAGCTCGAGGCCTGCTATTCATTGATGAAGGCCTATGTGCTCAGCCCTGATGCTCTGGCCGACGAGGCCGCGCGATTGCAGGATATGGGCGTAGATATGGTGACCATTATGGATTCCGCAGGAACTATGATGCCGGATGAAGTCTGCAGCTATGTAAAGAAAATGGTGCGGCGGGTGAGTATTCCCGTAGGTTTCCACGGGCATAACAATCTGGGTATGTCCGTGCCCAACGCAGTTGCGGCTTTCAGGGAAGGTGCCGCCATAATTGACTGTGGTTTGATGGGCATGGCCCGTAGCGCGGGTAATTTGGCAACGGAGATTGCGGTAGCCGTTTTTGACCGGCTCGGGGTTCGCACGGCTGATCTGAATGTTCTTTTGCGGTTCATTGATGAAAAGCTTGCGCCCGCCATGGAAAAACACAATTACAGGGCGCCTGTCGTGCCCCTTGATCTGGTGTTTGGCCTTGCGGGATGTCATTCTTCCAATACTGCGGCATTGCGCGAAGCTTCAAAGGAGTATGGCGTGGATATCTTTCGCCTTACCATGGCCGTTTCTGCTGAAAACCGCAAAAATCCTTCTAAAGACCTCATAAAGCAGCACGCATCCAAGCTTGCTGCCGCGCGTTGCCTGTAGGGCTTGTGCCCGTCCGGGCACTGCGGTTCCTAGCGTGATCCCTTTTTCGATGTGCGCAACCATATTATGCAGTAAAAAGCGGGGGCCGCGCCGTTAATAGCGTGGCCCCCGCTGGTGGGAACATACTCAGCAGTGGTGCTGGGTGCGAGGGAGCACCTTAATGATCTCATCCAGATTTTCAAGCGCCTTGCGGCTTTCAATCTGAACAAGCAGGCACAGGTTTTCTCCGCCTGCGCCATATCACTGGGTACGCGGCTCCACGTGGAGCCCGTGCAATGCTGGCTCCAACGCCGCGCACGCCATGAGGGGATACCGCTGGGCGTTCACCATGCGGCGGGCGTCGTCCGCAGTGTCCATCATGGGGACCAGAACGGTCTGCGCGCCAATATCCAGCATCTGCTCCAGCAGCGCTAGAAGCGTCTACGCAGTGTTTGGCGCATGTCTCCGTCAATCAACAGCCAATCGTAATCGCGCGTGGCCGCCATTTCCGCTGGAATCCTGAAAGCGGAAGTATAACCCACGGGCATCTCTGCGGTCTCGCGCCGCAAATGCTTGTTGCCAAGGTAGGGTTCAGGTATACACAGCCTGACTGTCTTACTTGCAGAGTACCCCTAGGACCTTTACGGGGAAAGCGCAAAACCCATTTTGGTATTGCGGCGCAGTCTGCTTATGGCCGCTACCTTGGAGCAAAAAATGAAAACGCGTGTAGAACACGATTTTCTTGGCGAAATGAAAATCCCTGCCAATGCCTATTATGGTGTGCAAACCATGCGGGCCGTGCAGAACTTCAGCATTTCTGGCCGCACAATTTCCCAATGCCCATCGCTGATAAGGGCTTTGGCTTACGTAAAAAAGGCTGCGGCCCTTGCCAATGCGGAACTGGGCGCATTGCCTGCAAACATAAGCAAGGCCATCTGCGCCGCGTGCGATGAACTGCTGGCGGGCAAGCTGCATGACCAGTTTCCGGTGGATACCATTCAGGGTGGGGCTGGTACCTCCACCAATATGAACGCCAATGAGGTTATTGCCAATCGCGCCCTGGAAATCATGGGTCATGAAAAGGGCGATTACCAGTATTGCCACCCCAACAACCACGTCAACTGTTCCCAG is a window of Desulfovibrio desulfuricans DNA encoding:
- a CDS encoding MFS transporter, yielding MTQTDTTSPVEEQKLREAKKATAAAAFGTFLEYYDFSVYGYCAARISKEFFPSDNPTVSLLSTLAVFGLAFIVRPLGGLFFGHIGDRYGRKLSLVATVVLIGVACTAIGCLPTYDQIGIAAPILLILCRILQGFSAGGEIGSAASYIREWAPAERRSLYLSFVPSVANLGKAGAAGLTGLAAYLFVGESASWAWRVPFLVAMPLMLGCLWMRLKIEDTPDFTNMKNEGKLSEAPIKELIRQYPASLCKLFMYSLVQNVGTYCGTVYVAIYMRTVLKMPATEVGFIVLIAVTCAALFIPVFGLITDRVGPVKTLVACYVCYIVLSYPCYAIMGKGFGMAIFALVTTMIPYALCQAGSYSMYPELLPPRVRSTGVSFGHSMGAVLGGATTPFLATWLISKFNDIMIPAYILIFVGALGLVNLLILKKADPAEGRRFR
- a CDS encoding sigma 54-interacting transcriptional regulator; its protein translation is MVHIRREDILFITPSEPITNTISNIFSRIGESFLVYEAALEDAVRLAQSHIDQGQAMVVVSNGGTAALLKAALKTHVLELRYTSVDMLRAVNRAFGLADKIAVVGFESFTYNALALKDFFEKPVIVETLTDLADISERLRQLIARGVKAFVGGSPVVNAARALGAQGVHIDMDPRVIQDAIEEGKRIVSLQKEKDLRLGTINALLNSINDGIIGIDASGHISEINRIGLELLGLRRQDVVGRDVREVLGMPWESCIQTPENEQASEVCLIGGNSLAVTSVPIHVNGHSRGAVLTLQEVRRIQSLEQRVRKRVRDSGHVAKSTFADVVGKSESLEKAKKRAFTYAQSESTVLIYGKTGTGKELFAQSIHNASARADSPFVAVNCAALPENLLESELFGYVRGAFTGASESGKMGLFEMAHCGTIFLDEISEMPLPLQCRLLRVLQEKEVSRVGDNKVTPVDVRIIAATNRNLAKEVQAGRFREDLYYRLAVLILELPPLVERLGDIGLLARFILHRKSKEQHKPMPPIDPRGMALLETIPWPGNVRQLANVLERAMVIAPHGVLSEDIMADSLRSCHPYEQTCPNDVAPVVRQQDSSAASLYALEARALRDMLRQCGGNRKETARRLGIGRATLWRKMKKFGLFGQEILPETR
- a CDS encoding hydroxyacid dehydrogenase, with the protein product MRVHVIEPIDESAMRKLRAEAEVVAWDDPEKNDLSRADAVIVRAASVTREQILAAPGLKVIGKHGVGVNAIDLVTAKERGIPVVYTPLSNVNSVAELVFGFILATARKLRDNMEHIRRGAERIAPATLTGLEISGKSLGLVGFGNIGSRVAQIAVNGFGMEVHVYDPYMKATTAKERGVHLHETLESMLREADYISVSVPLTETTRGLIGSAQFACCKPTAVIVSTARGGVIDESALYEALARKTIYGAASDVFVQEPPTMENPLLQLPNFIGTLHIGGSTHESLVRVGNTVVDDVLAVLHGEKPLYPYAV
- a CDS encoding aldolase/citrate lyase family protein, which codes for MLDIGAQTVLVPMMDTADDARRMVNAQRYPLMACAALEPALHGLHVEPRTQ
- a CDS encoding 4-hydroxy-2-oxovalerate aldolase, yielding MELFDCTLRDGGNVLGNGFPADLTERMLKGLVDCGVRYIEYGNANGIGAGEEQGKVAPLTDAQYMTLGKPLVDKARLGMFILAGNATEARVAAAAEAGLSFLRVGANAGDADKARQAVELVKKHKLEACYSLMKAYVLSPDALADEAARLQDMGVDMVTIMDSAGTMMPDEVCSYVKKMVRRVSIPVGFHGHNNLGMSVPNAVAAFREGAAIIDCGLMGMARSAGNLATEIAVAVFDRLGVRTADLNVLLRFIDEKLAPAMEKHNYRAPVVPLDLVFGLAGCHSSNTAALREASKEYGVDIFRLTMAVSAENRKNPSKDLIKQHASKLAAARCL